The proteins below come from a single Natranaerofaba carboxydovora genomic window:
- a CDS encoding sensor histidine kinase — MPEKIAYSKNKIEGLDFNSIDEVLKKTISSIQDGKVQIFEITESARNEHEQLKRDLIKLKNQTTEVIKEVDKLEKKYYRSRLKLAEVSKNFDTYLEKNIKEAYEQANDLRAKLNVMKEREYQIRHKRNETEMRLRNLKKTIEKAEKIMNQLGVIESYLSQGLGGLQETLQDLEKRKDIGTKIIRAQEEERRRVAREIHDGPAQSLANMVFRAEYCEKLIDAGEKPKTIKEELAELKAQVRENLKDVRKIIFDLRPMTLDDLGLVPAIRRLIQGVEEDTNIKGELKVFGEEQRFNRDLEIALFRTVQEALNNIKKHSEAKTFWIKAEFGEDKVQINIRDDGKGFDSNWELENIKSEKFGLTNMRERVMSLGGDININSKHQKGTRISIKVPIPGVEEGEEVYYE, encoded by the coding sequence ATGCCTGAAAAAATTGCGTACAGCAAAAATAAAATTGAAGGGCTGGACTTTAATTCTATAGATGAGGTTCTAAAAAAAACCATCTCAAGTATCCAGGACGGAAAGGTTCAGATATTTGAAATAACTGAATCTGCTAGGAATGAACATGAACAGCTAAAAAGAGATTTGATAAAGCTAAAAAATCAAACAACAGAGGTCATAAAAGAAGTAGATAAGCTAGAGAAAAAATACTATCGCTCAAGGCTTAAACTTGCTGAAGTGAGCAAAAACTTTGATACATATTTAGAAAAAAACATAAAGGAAGCCTATGAACAGGCAAATGACCTAAGGGCTAAACTTAATGTTATGAAAGAAAGGGAGTACCAAATACGTCATAAAAGAAATGAAACAGAGATGCGTTTAAGAAATCTAAAGAAAACAATAGAAAAAGCGGAAAAAATAATGAATCAACTTGGAGTCATTGAATCTTACTTATCCCAGGGACTTGGCGGACTTCAAGAGACCCTTCAAGATCTAGAGAAAAGAAAAGATATAGGTACTAAAATAATCAGAGCTCAGGAAGAAGAGAGAAGAAGAGTCGCTCGTGAGATACATGACGGCCCGGCCCAAAGCCTAGCTAACATGGTCTTTAGGGCCGAATACTGTGAAAAGTTGATTGACGCTGGTGAGAAGCCAAAAACCATTAAAGAAGAACTAGCAGAACTAAAAGCACAGGTAAGAGAAAACCTAAAAGACGTAAGAAAGATTATATTTGACCTGCGTCCTATGACCTTAGATGACTTAGGCCTTGTACCTGCTATAAGAAGATTAATACAGGGGGTTGAAGAGGATACTAACATAAAAGGTGAGCTAAAAGTTTTTGGTGAAGAACAACGCTTTAATAGAGACTTAGAGATTGCCCTCTTTAGAACTGTTCAGGAGGCACTAAATAACATCAAAAAACATTCTGAAGCCAAAACATTTTGGATCAAGGCTGAATTTGGAGAAGATAAGGTTCAGATTAATATTAGAGACGATGGCAAGGGTTTCGACTCTAATTGGGAATTAGAAAATATCAAGTCAGAAAAATTTGGCCTTACTAATATGAGAGAAAGGGTTATGAGTCTTGGAGGAGATATTAACATAAATTCAAAGCACCAGAAAGGGACAAGGATTTCCATTAAGGTTCCAATTCCCGGAGTAGAGGAAGGGGAGGAAGTTTATTATGAATGA
- a CDS encoding response regulator: MNDNQTNNIRVLLADDHILFRSGLKKIIDMENNLEVCGEAQNGEEVLEKVKLLKPDVVLMDINMPYINGVEATREVKESYPDVKIIALTIHDDEEYLFEIVKEGASGYLLKDVDTPTLARAIEEVANGNCFIHPNVTHKLLGGFNRLAKNSPGLIKGNNLSEEDCDLTIREREILGLLAKGYSNNDLSEELGISEKTVKNHVSSILRKLDVSDRTQAVVTAFKNGLVEL; the protein is encoded by the coding sequence ATGAATGATAATCAGACAAATAATATTAGGGTTTTGTTAGCAGATGATCATATTTTATTTAGATCAGGCCTCAAAAAAATAATTGACATGGAAAATAATTTAGAAGTTTGTGGTGAGGCACAAAATGGGGAGGAAGTTCTAGAAAAAGTAAAATTGCTTAAACCTGATGTGGTACTCATGGATATTAACATGCCTTACATAAATGGGGTAGAAGCAACTAGAGAGGTCAAAGAATCATATCCAGATGTCAAAATAATAGCTCTAACGATCCATGATGATGAAGAATACCTGTTTGAGATTGTTAAAGAGGGCGCTTCTGGGTATTTACTAAAAGATGTGGATACACCAACATTAGCTAGGGCAATTGAAGAAGTAGCTAACGGAAATTGCTTTATACATCCTAATGTTACTCACAAATTACTGGGTGGTTTCAATCGCTTGGCCAAAAACTCCCCCGGTTTAATTAAAGGTAATAATTTGTCTGAAGAAGATTGTGATCTTACTATTAGAGAGAGAGAAATACTTGGTTTACTTGCCAAAGGTTACAGCAACAATGATTTGTCAGAAGAGTTAGGGATATCCGAAAAAACCGTCAAAAACCATGTATCTAGTATATTAAGGAAACTAGATGTCTCAGATAGGACTCAAGCAGTTGTTACAGCTTTCAAAAACGGTTTGGTAGAGCTTTGA